From a region of the Manihot esculenta cultivar AM560-2 unplaced genomic scaffold, M.esculenta_v8 Scaffold25, whole genome shotgun sequence genome:
- the LOC122722588 gene encoding uncharacterized protein LOC122722588, with protein sequence MAERGNTSKEGKITEAKDKIQIGTQNLGDPLTLQSSDHPGMVLVSAPLIGTNFRSWCRAIRIALGAKQKLEFIEGTVTIPDKGSDSYEQWKRCDFMVTSWILNSISRELVDGFIYTASARDLWLEITERFGECNGTMIYELRRKISLISQDNASASVYFTKLKGFWDELGSMETLPPCTCGASKAIDEINNRNRLMQFLMGLSDAYGTVRDQILGMDPLPSVNKAYSMVLKFESQKDILGNISGNTEPLALMNRTYKQYQGKQRGPGPKRGHCSYCDMDGHVREGCFKLIGYPEWFKTKIKNNGQPSKANRT encoded by the coding sequence ATGGCAGAACGAGGGAATACCAGTAAAGAAGGCAAAATCACGGAGGCGAAGGACAAAATCCAGATCGGAACTCAGAATCTTGGAGATCCTCTGACTCTCCAGTCTTCGGACCATCCAGGTATGGTTTTAGTATCTGCTCCTCTGATAGGGACAAATTTTAGGTCTTGGTGTAGAGCCATTAGGATAGCCCTAGGAGCCAAACAGAAACTGGAATTTATAGAAGGCACCGTTACAATACCTGATAAAGGATCTGATTCCTATGAACAATGGAAGCGATGTGACTTTATGGTCACATCCTGGATTCTAAATTCTATATCCAGAGAGTTAGTCGATGGCTTCATTTACACAGCCTCAGCTAGGGATCTCTGGCTTGAAATTACCGAAAGATTCGGTGAGTGTAATGGAACCATGATCTATGAGTTGCGTAGGAAAATATCCTTGATATCTCAAGACAATGCCTCTGCATCTGTCTATTTCACTAAATTGAAAGGGTTTTGGGATGAATTGGGATCAATGGAGACCCTTCCTCCATGCACCTGTGGAGCATCAAAGGCAATTGATGAAATTAACAATAGAAATAGGCTAATGCAATTTCTTATGGGCTTGAGTGATGCCTACGGAACAGTAAGAGATCAGATCCTGGGGATGGATCCTCTGCCTTCTGTAAATAAAGCCTATTCTATGGTACTGAAATTTGAGTCTCAGAAGGATATTCTGGGAAACATTAGTGGGAACACTGAACCTCTAGCCTTGATGAATAGGACATATAAACAATATCAAGGAAAACAAAGGGGACCTGGCCCAAAAAGGGGGCATTGCTCCTACTGTGACATGGATGGACATGTCAGAGAGGGCTGTTTCAAGTTGATAGGCTACCCTGAGTGGTTTAAAACGAAAATTAAGAATAATGGACAGCCCTCTAAAGCAAATAGAACATAG
- the LOC110616344 gene encoding cadmium/zinc-transporting ATPase HMA2-like, producing the protein MWFQANAMMSSLMSIAPQKAIIAETGEEVDADEVKLNTILAVKAGEIIPIDGIVVDGNCEVDEKTLTGESFPVPKQKDSTVWAGTINLNGYISVKTTALAEDCVVAKMVKLVEEAQNNKSRTQRLIDKIAQYYTPGYLVVVPLTLRVHNHDHWFHLALVVLVSACPCGLILSTPVATFCTLTKAATSGVLIKDGDYLETLAKIKVMAFDKTGTITRGEFIVVDHCVEFFKF; encoded by the exons ATGTGGTTTCAGGCTAATGCAATGATGTCATCATTGATGAGCATAGCTCCACAAAAAGCAATTATAGCTGAAACTGGAGAAGAAGTTGATGCTGATGAGGTAAAGTTAAACACAATTCTCGCCGTTAAAGCTGGCGAGATTATACCCATTGATGGAATTGTTGTAGATGGCAATTGTGAAGTGGATGAGAAAACCTTAACTGGAGAATCATTCCCAGTTCCCAAACAAAAGGATTCTACTGTCTGGGCTGGCACTATCAACCTTAATG GTTACATTAGTGTTAAAACTACTGCTTTAGCTGAAGACTGTGTGGTTGCTAAAATGGTGAAGCTGGTTGAAGAAGCTCAAAACAACAAGTCTAGAACTCAAAGACTGATAGACAAAATTGCTCAGTATTATACTCCTGGTTA CTTGGTAGTAGTTCCTTTGACACTAAGAGTTCACAACCATGATCACTGGTTTCACTTAGCATTGGTGGTGTTAGTAAGTGCATGCCCATGTGGTCTTATACTCTCCACACCTGTTGCAACTTTCTGCACACTTACAAAGGCTGCAACATCTGGTGTTTTGATCAAAGATGGAGACTATCTCGAAACACTGGCCAAGATCAAGGTAATGGCTTTTGACAAGACTGGAACTATCACAAGAGGTGAATTCATCGTAGTAGATCATTgtgttgaattttttaaattttaa